From the genome of Bubalus bubalis isolate 160015118507 breed Murrah chromosome 2, NDDB_SH_1, whole genome shotgun sequence, one region includes:
- the LOC123332226 gene encoding putative transmembrane protein ZNF593OS isoform X1 has protein sequence MNERHWSSFRLSPHRISGRRAAPTMRFRRLTPGYFRVLQMQIAGELKAESRSPLAGIVAAALAVLGLGGSGYAVWKMVGQRRRPQAP, from the exons ATGAATGAACGCCACTGGTCCTCATTCCGGCTTTCACCCCACAGGATATCTGGGAGACGAGCGGCACCCACCATGCGATTTCGACGCCTGACCCCTGGCTACTTCCGAGTGCTACAG ATGCAGATAGCCGGGGAGCTGAAGGCAGAGTCCCGGAGCCCGCTGGCGGGGATTGTGGCTGCAGCGCTGGCTGTCCTCGGGCTGGGCGGCTCCGGCTATGCTGTCTGGAAGATGGTGGGGCAGCGGCGGCGGCCACAGGCTCCATGA
- the LOC123332226 gene encoding putative transmembrane protein ZNF593OS isoform X2 gives MRFRRLTPGYFRVLQMQIAGELKAESRSPLAGIVAAALAVLGLGGSGYAVWKMVGQRRRPQAP, from the exons ATGCGATTTCGACGCCTGACCCCTGGCTACTTCCGAGTGCTACAG ATGCAGATAGCCGGGGAGCTGAAGGCAGAGTCCCGGAGCCCGCTGGCGGGGATTGTGGCTGCAGCGCTGGCTGTCCTCGGGCTGGGCGGCTCCGGCTATGCTGTCTGGAAGATGGTGGGGCAGCGGCGGCGGCCACAGGCTCCATGA
- the ZNF593 gene encoding zinc finger protein 593, whose protein sequence is MGRSRRTGAHRAHSLARQMKAKRRRPDLDEIHRELRPQVAARPRPDPGAEPDPDLPGGGLHRCLACARYFIDSANLKTHFRSKDHKKRLKQLSVEPYSQEEAERAAGMGSYIPPQRLAVPTEVSTEVPEMDTSS, encoded by the exons ATGGGTCGCTCCCGCCGAACGGGCGCGCACCGAGCGCACTCCTTGGCCCGTCAGATGAAGGCGAAGCGGCGGCGGCCGGACCTGGATGAGATTCACCGCGAGTTGCGGCCCCAGGTCGCCGCACGGCCCCGGCCAGACCCAGGCGCTGAACCCGATCCCGACCTGCCAGGGGGAGGCCTGCATCGCTGTCTGGCCTGCGC GAGGTACTTCATCGATTCTGCCAACCTGAAGACCCACTTCCGATCCAAAGATCACAAGAAGAG GCTGAAGCAGCTGAGTGTGGAGCCCTACAGTCAGGAAGAAGCGGAGAGGGCAGCGGGCATGGGTTCCTATATTCCTCCCCAGCGGCTGGCAGTCCCCACAGAAGTATCCACTGAGGTCCCTGAGATGGACACGTCTTCATGA